CAAATAGTGGCAACCCTCGAAATGACCTCAAAGCCTAAACTAACTGCATAAATTAACACAAAGATGATGCAGATTCCAATTGTAATGATAGAAGTGCGAAAGTATGGTGAAACAACAAGGAGCTCTTCGAAATCACGTAAAATTCTTTATGCTATATAAATAAAGTAAAGAATATAAAGGAAACTAACAACCGATCCTATATACTTTCCCCATATGACCTGAACATAGGAAGTTAATGGTTTATCGGGGTATTTTCGATAAATGAAAAAATACAGACAAAATAATAAGATACCAAATAAAGGTGAAATGAGTGTCACGATCCAGGCATCTTGTTTTGCGCCACTTCCAATATTCAATAAAATGGCGGTTCCAAATAGAAATAAAACCATCGTACAAAATAACTGGACATGATTAATTTGTATTTTTTGCATAATTCTCACACCCATCATTTAAAATCAAAAGGATTAACCCGCATTCCTGTATTATCAATGTTTGCCTCAACAGTTACAGAAAGTGTTGCATTAGAAAAAAGATTATTCCAATTATGTTTATGCTCTTTCCAATAAGTTGGATTAGACTTGGATAATTTTTCTCCAAATCCGAATACATCTGCTCCATGTTTTTGTGTCACTTCAAATACCTGCTTGATTTGAGATGTTACTTCCTTTACAAAAAGATCTTCAAATTTTTCTAACGTCTTGGAATCTTTTAAGTTTGAGTTACAAGTAGATTCACTGATTTCACTTCTTAGTGACATATTAACCTGTAAGATAATCTCGCCTTTTTTTACTTCAGTTGATAGTTTGGTCTTATTTCCACGTGTGATTAAGGTTATCTGCTTATTATTTTTTTCAGAGTTAGCATCACAGGGAAACGGGAAAGTTGAACTTTTTGCTTCAGACAATATTAAGTTTGCAGTTCTTGCCAACTGACCATCCATCCATTGGACAAGCTTATCTTTTTTGAATAATGCAATACCATCTACCTGCATCACGGTTGGATCAATCTTATCTAAATTTTCAGTTTGATTTTCAATTTTCTCTTTTTTGCTATGACTAACACCTGTCAGCATAATATCACGTCCCTCGCTTGAAAGGGAGGCGATCACTTCATACATCGGAACTAATTCTGCTATACCATACATCTTTTTGTTGTTTTCACTTGTACTAATAATACTTTTAGCTGGATTGGATTCAATTGGCTCTATTAATGCAAGCAATTCCTCTGCTGTTGACCCTCTAGCAATGAAAACCGGAATGTTTGAACGAGCTTGCTTTCCTCGTTCAAATGCATCCAAAAGTGAAGAAATCCCTTTTTTAGCTTGCTCTTCACTAATGATAACAAGTGAAAGATGTGAAACAACGCTTTCTCTGGGGATAATGGCGGAAGATTTACGGTAAGTATCAATAAGTGAATCTCCCTCAACTGTGTAATTAACAAGTGATAAACCTGAGGTATTTCCAGTATTATTTGACAATGGGCTAGGATTAATAACCTGATGTGTGACACGGATCCCACTTTCTTTATTCTTTGGAATGTCAATTCCTAGAGATGTAATAAGTCCTATTTCATTTAGTTCTTTATAGTTTGAGCAACTTGTTAGGAGTAAACATAGCAATATCATGAATGTTATGTTCTTCATAATAGCCTCTTTCTTAACTAGTTCTTTTTAGAAGATGATTTTCTTCGTAAAACAGGGAAGGAAAATCGAAATAAACTATCTTTTTGTTCTTTTAAACTAAATGGAGCATATGGAGTGAGATAAGAAATTCCAAAGGATCGTAAACTACATAGATGCAGTAAGATCGCCAAGCTCATTAAAAGAACCCCAAATAACCCGATAAAAGCTGAGCTGAATAATAAAAAGAATCGTAACCCGCGTGCAACATTAACAATACTTGTATTTGGCAATGTAAAACTGCTAATAGCAGAAGTAGCAACAATAATGACAACAGCGGCTGACACAAATCCAGCTTCAACTGCAGCTTGTCCCAGTATAAGCGCACCAACTATTGAAACAGCAGGGCCTATTGCTCGAGGCATACGTATTCCAGCTTCTCTTAAAACCTCAAAGGCAACTTCCATCATAAGAATTTCAATGACAGCCGGAAAAGGGATTCTCTCTCTTTGTGCCATAATTGAAACAAGTAAAGTTGTAGGAATTAACCCTTGATGATGAGTGATTAGGGCCAGATAAATGGCAGTTGCATACATATTAACCAGAAAGGCTCCTACGCGTAGCATCCTTAGAAAAGTACTATAGACGTAATTATTATAATAATCCTCTGGTGATTGAAAAAATTGTATAAATGTTATAGGGCATATAAGGACAAAGGGAGTACCATGAATAAATATGGCAATTTTCCCCTCTAATAAATTGGCAACAACAACATCTGGACGTTCTGTATTTAGTAATAATGGAAAAAGTGTTTTTTTATGATCTTGAATAAGCTCCTCTATATAGTTTGATTCTAGTACTCCATCGATATCAATGGAATCTATCCGTTCAACAATCTCGTCCACATATTTTTTTTCGGTAACTCCTTCAAGATACATAACAGCTACTTCAGTTTTTGTGATAGTTCCAACTTTTGAGCTCCAAATTCTTATGTTTGTATTCTGAATCCTGCTTCGTACGAGAGATATATTTTGGCGAATGTTTTCGTTGAAACTATCTTTAGGACCTCGTATGACGGTTTGACTAGTAGGTTCTGTAATTGAACGTGACTCAATTTTCTGGGTACCAGCTATAATGGCTTTAGGAATATTATCTAATAGTATGACTGTATCACCAATTAATATGGATGAAAGAAGCTGCTCCCAATCAGTTGCAAAAGAAATGTCTGAGACTTCTAAAGTATTAAAGATAGATCCTTCAAGGTCACTTGGTGATAATTGATTATTACTAGTTTTCATTAACTGAATAATTGGCTCTATTATATGTTCATTTAAACTTTTTTCATCTACGATTCCACTGAGATGAATAATTGCTATGTTTGTACCACTTTGTTGTTGGTTCAACTGACGAATGGAAAGGTCATTGGTTTTCCCAAACTCTTTCTCGATGTTTTGAACATTTTCCTTTAGAACTGTGGAGATGCGTTTTTCTTTGGGTTGTTCCTGGAGAGAGTTTGTCATGTTAAATAAATACCTCTCTTTAATTAACGAGTTGGTTTATATGTTTTCCTTTTTTTATCTCATTATGTAGGAAAAGGAGAAATATATATCGATATTTAGCAGCGGTCTTCAACGCAAGTAAAATGTAACAAGAGAAATGGTTAAAATGGATGGTCTTCATTGAACAGGAAGAAAGAAGGAAAAGTTAAGATTAGATGTACATTTTTTTGAACGGTTTACAGTACACCTTAGTATAAAGGTCACACAAAGGTCAAAAAAGTGCACCTTTTTAGTCAATTGAGTTTATCGTAATAAAAATGAAAACGCTTTATACTTGGTTTAAGCAAGCGGTTACAAAAGCAACTAGGTGGTGATGATGAAGTGAGTGGCAAAATAAATACTAATGAATTGACTGCAAAAGAAAGCCATGTAAATCAAGCATTACAGGCAAAAAGAAAAACGAGAATGAAAAAAGCTTTAGGCTATGCAGCATTCGTAGGACCTGCACTTTTATTCTTTATTTTGATTCAAATTATCCCGTTTATAATGGGGGTTTACTATTCATTTACTTCATGGAATGGAGTAAGTTCGAATGTTGAATGGGTAGGATTACAAAACTATATTACGATCTTTACTGATGATACAAAGTTTTTTAATTCATTCCTATTTACAACAAAGTTTATGTTTGCTGCGGTTATTATTAGTAACCTATTAGGGTTTGGATTAGCTTTACTATTAAATGCAGCATTGAAAACGAAGAATATTTTAAGAACTGTATTCTTCATCCCGAACGTTATCGGTGGATTACTACTAGGGTTTATCTGGCAGTTTATTTTCGTTAAAGGTTTCGCATCTATCGGTGCTATGACAGGAATTAAGTTCTTCCAATTACCTTGGTTAGGTGATGAGGCAACAGCATTTTGGGGGATTGTTATTGTATTCGCTTGGCAAATCAGCGGTTACATGATGGTTATCTATATAGCTGCGCTTCAGGGTGTAGATACTTCTTTACTAGAAGCAGCAAGAATGGATGGAGCATCAAACTGGTCTATTCTTAAAAACGTTATTGTTCCATTAATTTTACCTGCCTTTACGATTTGTTTCTTCTTAACAATCTCAATGGCATTTAAAATATTCGACTTAAACCTTTCCTTAACAGGTGGCGGTCCATTTAATTCTACAGAATCAGTAGCGATTAATATTTACCAGGAAGCATTCATGAACAACCGATACGGCTTAGGTACAGCAAAATCAATTCTATTCTTTATCGTTGTGGCTGTGTTTACAACGCTACAAGTAACATTTACGAAGAAAAAGGAGGTTGAAGCATAATGAATAGAGGCTATACAAAAGGAACATTCGTATTAGAAATTCTGGGAATTATGCTCGGCCTAGTTTTTCTTATACCGTTTTATTTCGTAGCAATCAACTCAGTTAAAGGCTTTTCGGAAATACTAATTGATGCAGCAGCGTTACCAAAGGAAATCCTATTTAGTAACTATGCGAAAGTATGGGAAGTCATTAGCTTCCAAGATGCATTTCTAAACTCTTTAATCATTACTGTGTTTAGTATTGCTGGAATTGTTCTCATTAGTTCTATGGCAGCTTGGAAGATGGTTCGAACACCTGGAAAGCTAAGTAAAATCTTATTTATCTTCTTTGTCTCAGCTATGGTTATTCCGTTCCAAACGGTTATGATTCCATTAATGAAATTGGGTGGAACGCTTGGAATTATGAACAGTATCCCTGGTATTGTAATCATGTACTTTGGATTTGGGGTTTCACTCTCACTGTTCTTATATCATGGATTTGTGAAAACAATTCCACTTGAGATTGAAGAATCTGCGAGTATTGATGGTTGTACACAGTTTGGTGTTTTTTGGAGAATTGTATTCCCATTATTAAAGCCAATCACTGTAACTGTTATCATTCTTAATACATTATGGATTTGGAATGACTACTTACTTCCATTACTTGTGTTACAAGATGCAAGCTTAAGAACAATTCCTTTAGCGACAAGCTCTTTCTTCGCACAATATACAAAACAATGGGATATGGGATTAGCAGCATTAGTACTTGGTATTGCACCGGTAATTGTGTTCTTCCTTTTCCTACAAAAACACATCATTAAAGGGATTGCTGCTGGGTCTATTAAATAGTTTCAGCTCTCAAAATCGTATATAATGTTCAATTGCTGAGTCTTTAGTAAAAAGAACATTTATATAAAATATAAAGATATAAATTAGGGAGGTCTACTGTAATGAAGAAACTGATGCTTTTAGGTTTGTCAATGCTATTAGTTTTAGGTATCTTAGCTGGTTGTAACTCAAACAAAGAAGAAAGCTCTTCTGAAGGTAACAATGAAGGTTCAGGTGATGGAGAAGTTGTAACATTAAATTTCTTCCAATTTAAAGTAGAAATTGCTGATCAGCTTCAAGAAATGATTAAAGAATTTGAAGCAGAGCATCCAAATATTAAAGTAAAACTTGAAACTGTTGGTGGTGGCGCTGACTATGGTGCTGCTTTAAAAGCTAAATTTGCGTCAGGCGAAGAGCCGGATATTTTTAACAACGGTGGCTTTAAAGAACTTGAGCTTTGGAAAGAGCATTTAGCTGATCTTTCTAACGAGCCATGGGCAGAGCATGTTCTTCCTATCGGTAAAGTTCCAACAACAGATACAGATGGTAAATTATATGGTATGCCAGTAAACCTTGAAGGTTATGGATTCATTTATAACAAAGACTTATTTGAAAAAGCAGGTATTACTGAAACACCAAAAACTCTTTCTGAATTACAAGATGCTGTTAAGAAACTTGAAGCAGCTGGAATTAAAGCATTCTCAGCTGGTTATGGCGAGTGGTGGGTAATTGGTCAACATTTATTCAATATTCCATTTGCTCAACAAGATGATCCAGTAGCATTCATCGAAGGTTTAAATGATGGTTCTACTAAATTTGCTGGTAATGAGCAATTCTCACAATTAAAAGAAGTAATTGATCTTGAAGTGAAAAATGGTGTTGGTAACCCAATCACAACTGATTATAATACTCAAGTAACATTATTTGCTTCAGGTGAAGCGGCAATGCTACAACAAGGTAACTGGACTGAAAACATGATTACTGAAATCAATCCAGACATGAACATGGGCTTCTTGCCAATTCCTTTAAATGATGAAGCTGATGCTGATTTATTACCAGTTGGTGTTCCAAATAACTGGGTGTTAAACAAAAACTCTGAGCATTTAGAAGAAGCAAAAACATTCTTAAACTGGATGGTTTCTTCTGAAACAGGTAAACGTTATATCACAGAAGAATTTGCGTTCATTCCTGCATTCGATAATATCGAACCTGCTGGTTTAGGTGATTTAGGTCAATCAATTCTTGAATACTCTAAAGCAGAGAAAACAATTCCTTGGACTTGGTTCAGATGGCCAGATGGAGCAAACAAAGAGTTTGCTGCAACAATCCAAGAATATGCAGCTGGTAAAATCAGCTATGATGAAGCTTTAGAAAAATTCCAAGCAACTTGGGATAATCTGAAGTAATAAAAATAACTAAGAAGCATGTCTATTATAGGCATGCTTTTTAGCTATATGTATTTAGAATGATAAGGCTTACATTTCGCTGATGTGATTTCTAGTCTATAATGGTAAAGATAGACGAAAAGATTGGAGGTTCCAAGTTGTCAAAAACAAGCATAAGAAATAAACTCATTGTCCTTCTATTACTCATTACAATTGTTCCATTTGGAACTTCCATTGTTATTACATATTTATATACAAAGGAATCGCTAAAAGATGAGTTTGTAGAAGAGAATGTTAACCTCCTTTATCAAGGTAAGTTAAATATA
This Metabacillus endolithicus DNA region includes the following protein-coding sequences:
- a CDS encoding Ger(x)C family spore germination protein, translating into MKNITFMILLCLLLTSCSNYKELNEIGLITSLGIDIPKNKESGIRVTHQVINPSPLSNNTGNTSGLSLVNYTVEGDSLIDTYRKSSAIIPRESVVSHLSLVIISEEQAKKGISSLLDAFERGKQARSNIPVFIARGSTAEELLALIEPIESNPAKSIISTSENNKKMYGIAELVPMYEVIASLSSEGRDIMLTGVSHSKKEKIENQTENLDKIDPTVMQVDGIALFKKDKLVQWMDGQLARTANLILSEAKSSTFPFPCDANSEKNNKQITLITRGNKTKLSTEVKKGEIILQVNMSLRSEISESTCNSNLKDSKTLEKFEDLFVKEVTSQIKQVFEVTQKHGADVFGFGEKLSKSNPTYWKEHKHNWNNLFSNATLSVTVEANIDNTGMRVNPFDFK
- a CDS encoding spore germination protein translates to MTNSLQEQPKEKRISTVLKENVQNIEKEFGKTNDLSIRQLNQQQSGTNIAIIHLSGIVDEKSLNEHIIEPIIQLMKTSNNQLSPSDLEGSIFNTLEVSDISFATDWEQLLSSILIGDTVILLDNIPKAIIAGTQKIESRSITEPTSQTVIRGPKDSFNENIRQNISLVRSRIQNTNIRIWSSKVGTITKTEVAVMYLEGVTEKKYVDEIVERIDSIDIDGVLESNYIEELIQDHKKTLFPLLLNTERPDVVVANLLEGKIAIFIHGTPFVLICPITFIQFFQSPEDYYNNYVYSTFLRMLRVGAFLVNMYATAIYLALITHHQGLIPTTLLVSIMAQRERIPFPAVIEILMMEVAFEVLREAGIRMPRAIGPAVSIVGALILGQAAVEAGFVSAAVVIIVATSAISSFTLPNTSIVNVARGLRFFLLFSSAFIGLFGVLLMSLAILLHLCSLRSFGISYLTPYAPFSLKEQKDSLFRFSFPVLRRKSSSKKN
- a CDS encoding carbohydrate ABC transporter permease; the protein is MKKALGYAAFVGPALLFFILIQIIPFIMGVYYSFTSWNGVSSNVEWVGLQNYITIFTDDTKFFNSFLFTTKFMFAAVIISNLLGFGLALLLNAALKTKNILRTVFFIPNVIGGLLLGFIWQFIFVKGFASIGAMTGIKFFQLPWLGDEATAFWGIVIVFAWQISGYMMVIYIAALQGVDTSLLEAARMDGASNWSILKNVIVPLILPAFTICFFLTISMAFKIFDLNLSLTGGGPFNSTESVAINIYQEAFMNNRYGLGTAKSILFFIVVAVFTTLQVTFTKKKEVEA
- a CDS encoding carbohydrate ABC transporter permease; the encoded protein is MNRGYTKGTFVLEILGIMLGLVFLIPFYFVAINSVKGFSEILIDAAALPKEILFSNYAKVWEVISFQDAFLNSLIITVFSIAGIVLISSMAAWKMVRTPGKLSKILFIFFVSAMVIPFQTVMIPLMKLGGTLGIMNSIPGIVIMYFGFGVSLSLFLYHGFVKTIPLEIEESASIDGCTQFGVFWRIVFPLLKPITVTVIILNTLWIWNDYLLPLLVLQDASLRTIPLATSSFFAQYTKQWDMGLAALVLGIAPVIVFFLFLQKHIIKGIAAGSIK
- a CDS encoding ABC transporter substrate-binding protein, which codes for MKKLMLLGLSMLLVLGILAGCNSNKEESSSEGNNEGSGDGEVVTLNFFQFKVEIADQLQEMIKEFEAEHPNIKVKLETVGGGADYGAALKAKFASGEEPDIFNNGGFKELELWKEHLADLSNEPWAEHVLPIGKVPTTDTDGKLYGMPVNLEGYGFIYNKDLFEKAGITETPKTLSELQDAVKKLEAAGIKAFSAGYGEWWVIGQHLFNIPFAQQDDPVAFIEGLNDGSTKFAGNEQFSQLKEVIDLEVKNGVGNPITTDYNTQVTLFASGEAAMLQQGNWTENMITEINPDMNMGFLPIPLNDEADADLLPVGVPNNWVLNKNSEHLEEAKTFLNWMVSSETGKRYITEEFAFIPAFDNIEPAGLGDLGQSILEYSKAEKTIPWTWFRWPDGANKEFAATIQEYAAGKISYDEALEKFQATWDNLK